The window CGGGCGATGAAGGCCATGATGGGCATGCGGAAGCTGGACATCCAGGCGCTCCGGGACGCCTGACCCCCCGGCCACGCCGTGCGCGGGCCGGGGAAGGAGCGCACCCTGGAAACAGGGACTCCGGGAGGTGACCGTCATGATGGAGACCACCGTCGGATGGCATGTCGAGCTGGAATTCGAGGAGGACACCCACCGCACCCGCGCGGCGGCCCTCGTACGGCTCAGCGACGGGACCGAGGTACGGGCCCACGGATACGCCAGCCGCCACCCCTCCGACGCGGAGCAGCCGCGGGTGGGCGAGGAGATCGCCGGTGCCCGCGCGCTGAACGAACTCGCGATGAAGCTGCTCACCAAGGCGCACGACGAGATCGACGACGCGTCCGGCCGCACGTCGTACCCGCTGACCTGACCGTCCGCACACGCGGGTGCCGGGCCCCGGCCGGCCGCTTTCGGTGACGCGGGACGCGTCCCCGGTGGAGCCCTCAGGAAGGCTTCACCGGGTGCCCGATCAGCATCGTCGGGGCCCCGGCCACCCGGGTCAGGAAGACGGTGGCCGAGTGCGGCCCCTGGAGCTTCATCCTGCGGCGCAGCTCCTCGGGTTCGACCGCGGAACCCCGCTTCTTGACCGTCAGGACGCCGACCTGACGCTCCCTCAGCAGTGCTTTGAGCTTCTTCATGTTGAAGGGCATTTGGTCGGTGATCTCGTACGCGGCCGTGGCGTCGGACGTGTACGGGACGTCGCTCGTGACGTAGGCGATCGTCTCGTCGATGAGCCTGCCGCCGCACCGCTCGACGATGTCGGCCACGAGGTGTGCGCGGATCACGGCGCCGTCCGGCTCGTACAGGTACCGGCCGACGGGACCGACCGGCGGGGAGGGGAGCGGGCCGGCGGAGGTGAGGGTCGCGCGTGACGGCAGGAGGGTGGCCCGGTAGGCGCCGGGAGTGAAGCCCTCGCCGAACCAGAGCACGGCCTCCTTCACGTCTCCGCCGTCCGAGATCCACTCGGCCTCGGCCTGCGGGCCGATCGCCTCGTGCGGGACCCCCGGGGCGATCTTCAGCGCCGCGCGGGGGGCCTTCAGCGCGGCCTCCGTCGCCCAGGAGAGGGGCGGCGAGTAGGCCTCCGGGTCGAAGATCCGGCCGCGCCCGCCGCGACGCGCCGGGTCGACGAAGACCGCGTCGTACGGCGAGGTGTCGATCCCGGTGACGTCGGCGCACCGCACCTCGACGAGATCCTGGAGGCCGAGCGCCTCGGCGTTGGCGCGCGCCACCAGCGCGGTCAACGGGTCGCGGTCCACGGCCAGCACGCTCATGCCCGCGCGGGCCAGGGCGATCGCGTCACCACCGATCCCGCAGCACAGGTCGGCCACACTGCGCACGCCGCGCTCCGCGAACCGCTCCGCGCGGTAGGAGGCGACGGAGGTGCGGGTCGCCTGCTCCACGCCGTCGGGGGTGAAGAACATGCGGAACGCGTCCTCGGCCCCGAACTTCGCCATCGCGCGCTGCCGCAGCCGCGCCTGGCCGAGGGCCGCCGACACCAGGGCGGCGGGGTGGGAGCGCCGCAGACGGGTCGCCGTCGCCAGTTCGCGGGCGGGGTCGTGGTCGCGGAGCTCCTCCAGGAGGGCCGCCCCCTGCGGGGTGCGCAGGGCGGCGAAGGAGGCGAGCGGGTCGGCCGGGCCGGCGGGGGGAAGGGCGTTCACACGATCCATTGTGAGCCAGCCGGGGGACCCGGCGGGCCGGGTGGAGGTGTCGCCGGAGGCGGCCGGGGTGCTGCTGGCAGGATGCGGCGCCATGCAGCTAGTACGACAAAAAGAAGAATCTGCCGCGAAGCGGTACAGACCGGCTTGCGCCGTCCTGGCCGCACTGCTGGCCGCCGCCGTCGCCTCCGGGTGCGCGGGTACGGACGGGGAGACCGCGGACCACGGGAGACCGGCCGCCGGGCAGCCGGGGGCCGCCGCCCGGCCGGGGCCCGCCGCCGAGGCCGCCGCACGCGCCGAACGGCTGGAGCGGCAGCAGGCCGCCAGGGTCGCGGTCGCGAAGAAGTGGGGCCTGGCGAAGGTCCCGCTCGTCGCACCGGCACCGCCGGCCCGTAAGCCGCACATCACCACCCGCGAGGGCTTCGAGGTGGAGGGCGGGGAGGCGCTTCCCCCCGTCTTCACCACCGTTCCCACCAAGGAACGGATCGTCTTCCTGACGATGGACGACGGGGCGGAGAAGGACCCCGAACTCCTGCGCATGATGACGGAGCTGAAGATCCCCTACAGCGCCTTCCTCAGCGACTACGTGGTCAGCGACGACTACGGCTACTTCAAGGACATGCAGGCCCGCGGGGTCACCCTCAGCAACCACACGCTGAACCACCGCTATCTGCCCGGCCTCTCGAAGTCCGAGCAGCGGCGGGAGATCTGCGGCGAGCAGGACAAGATCGAGAAGTACTTCGGGAAGAGGCCCACCCTCTTCAGGCCGCCGTACGGCAACTACAACGGGGACACCCTGCGCGTCGCGAAGTCCTGCGGCATCGAGGCCGTCCCGCTGTGGGCGGCCGAGGCGTTCCCCGACCACATGGAGTGGCGCGAGTGGGACCAGGACCTGCACCCCGGCGACATCGTCCTCACCCACTTCCGCGGACGCGAGGACTGGGAGGGGTCCATGGCCGACATGATCCGCCGGGTCATGAAGACGATCACGGACAAGGGCTACGCCGTGGCCCGGCTGGAGGACTACGTCTGACGGGTCGGGCGGTCAGGGGCTCCGGTGACCGGGGGTGCGGAGGGGCCGGCGGGACGGCGCGCCGCCGGAACACCGCGGTGGTCTCCCTCGTTGTCCGGGCGTGAGCGGTCCCGCGACGCCACGCGAGGGTGGTGAATTGGCACTCCGCTTGACCGAGTGCTAATCGCGGTCATAGTCTCTGTGCTGGCACTCACCGATGGAGAGTGCCAGCACAACCGCGCGACAGGACAGGTCCGGCACCCGCGACGACGGATCGGCCCGGTCGCCACCCACAGACTGTTAAACCCCGTGAGATCTCCGAAGGGGGAGACCGGATCGTGTCGACCACCAGCTCCAAGGTTGCGATCAAGCCGCTCGAGGACCGCATTGTGGTCCAGCCGCTCGACGCCGAGCAGACCACGGCTTCCGGCCTGGTCATTCCGGACACCGCCAAGGAGAAGCCCCAGGAGGGCGTCGTCCTGGCCGTGGGCCCGGGCCGCTTCGAGAACGGCGAGCGCCTTCCGCTCGACGTCAAGACCGGCGATGTCGTCCTGTACAGCAAGTACGGCGGCACCGAGGTGAAGTACAACGGCGAGGAGTACCTCGTCCTTTCGGCCCGCGACGTTCTCGCGATCGTCGAGAAGTAATTCACTTAACGTTTGCTTCCGTTCTGCGCCCCTGGCCCCCTGCGAGATCACTAGCCGGGCGGCGAGGGGCGCAGTTCGTTTGAGAGGACAGCTCAGCCCATGGCGAAGATCCTGAAGTTCGACGAGGACGCCCGTCGCGCCCTTGAGCGCGGCGTCAACAAGCTTGCCGACACGGTGAAGGTGACGATCGGCCCCAAGGGCCGCAACGTCGTCATCGACAAGAAGTTCGGCGCCCCCACCATCACCAACGACGGTGTCACCATCGCGCGCGAGGTCGAGCTCGACGACCCGTACGAGAACCTCGGTGCCCAGCTGGTGAAGGAGGTGGCCACCAAGACCAACGACGTCGCGGGCGACGGCACCACCACCGCCACCGTGCTCGCCCAGGCCCTCGTCCGCGAAGGTCTGCGCAACGTCGCCGCGGGTGCCTCCCCGGCCGCCCTGAAGAAGGGCATCGACGCCGCCGTCAAGGCCGTGTCCGAGGAGCTCCTCGCGACCGCCCGCCCGATCGACGACAAGGCCGACATCGCCGCCGTGGCCGCGCTCTCCGCGCAGGACCCGCAGGTCGGCGAGCTCATCGCGGACGCGATGGACAAGGTCGGCAAGGACGGTGTCATCACCGTCGAGGAGTCCAACACCTTCGGTCTGGACCTCGAGTTCACCGAGGGCATGGCCTTCGACAAGGGCTACCTGTCGCCGTACATGGTGACCGACCAGGAGCGTATGGAGGCCGTCCTCGACGACCCGTACATCCTGATCCACCAGGGCAAGATCGGCTCCATCCAGGAGCTGCTCCCGCTGCTGGAGAAGGTCATCCAGGCCGGTGCCTCCAAGCCGCTCCTGATCATCGCCGAGGACGTCGAGGGCGAGGCGCTCTCCACCCTCGTCGTCAACAAGATCCGTGGCACCTTCAACGCCGTCGCGGTGAAGGCCCCCGGCTTCGGTGACCGCCGCAAGGCCATGCTCGGCGACATCGCCACCCTCACCGGTGCGACCGTCATCGCCGAGGAGGTCGGCCTCAAGCTCGACCAGGCCGGTCTGGACGTGCTGGGCACCGCCCGCCGCGTCACCGTCTCGAAGGACGACACGACCATCGTCGACGGCGGCGGCGACTCCGCCGACGTCAAGGGCCGCGTCAACCAGATCAAGGCCGAGATCGAGTCCACGGACTCCGACTGGGACCGCGAGAAGCTCCAGGAGCGCCTCGCGAAGCTGGCCGGCGGTGTGTGCGTGATCCGTGTCGGTGCCGCCACCGAGGTGGAGCTCAAGGAGAAGAAGCACCGTCTGGAGGACGCCATCTCCGCGACCCGCGCCGCGGTCGAGGAGGGCATCGTCTCCGGTGGTGGCTCCGCTCTGGTCCACGCCGTCAAGGTCCTCGAGGGCAACCTCGGCAAGACCGGCGACGAGGCCACGGGTGTCGCGGTCGTGCGCCGCGCCGCCGTCGAGCCGCTCCGCTGGATCGCCGAGAACGCAGGCCTCGAGGGCTACGTCATCACCTCGAAGGTCTCCGAGCTCGACAAGGGCCAGGGCTTCAACGCCGCGACCGGTGAGTACGGCGACCTGGTGAAGGCCGGCGTCATCGACCCGGTCAAGGTCACCCGCTCCGCCCTGGAGAACGCCGCGTCCATCGCGTCGCTGCTCCTCACGACCGAGACCCTGGTCGTCGAGAAGCCGGCCGAGGAAGAGGCCGACGCCGGTCACGGCGGCCACGGCCACTCCCACTAGTACCGCTCCGTACGCGGCCGAGGCCCGGTACCCCCGTCGCGGGGGCACCGGGCCTCGGTGCGTCGGCGCCCCGGTGACCCGCGGCGCTACTTCGGGCCGTACGTGCGCCCCGCGCGGGTGGTCACGCCGCTCAGCAGGCTCCGGGGCGTCAGCTTCACCAGCCCCATCAGGGCCTTGTACCGGGGATCCGGGACGGACACCGACCTGCCCCGGGCCAGATCGGCCAGGGCGGCGGTCACCAGCTTGTCCGCGTCGAGCCACATCCAGGCCGGGATGTCGCCGGTTCCCATCCCGGCCCGCTCGTGGAACTCGGTCCGCACGAAGCCGGGGCACAGCGCCATCAGGCGGACGCCCGAACCCGCCAGGTCCTTCGCGGCGCCCTGGGTGAACTGCACGACCCACGCCTTAGACGCCCCGTACGTCCCCCGGGGGAGGAAGGCGGCCACGGAGGCCACGTTGACGACACCGCCGCGGCCGCGCTCGCGCATGGGACCCGTGGCGGCCGAGGTCAGGCGCAGCACCGCCTCGCAGTGGACCTTGAGCATCGTCAGCTCGTCGGCGACGGAGACGTCGAGATAGCGGCCCTTGTTGCCGAAACCGGCGTTGTTGACCAGGAGGTCGACCGGGCTGTGACGGTCCGTCAGCCTCGCCTCGACCGCCTCGATTCCGGCGTCCGCCGACAGGTCGGCCGTCAGTACCTCGGCCTCGATGCCGTGCCGGTCGTGCAGCTCCGTCGCCTGGGTCCGCAGCCGCTCCGTGTCACGGGCCACCAGCACCAGGTTGTGTCCGTCACTCGCGAGCCGCCGCGCGAAGGCGGCCCCGATCCCCGCGGTCGCGCCCGTAATCAGTGCAGTCGTCATACGCGGCACGTTAGTGCCCCGCGCGGACGCGCCACCGGTCAGCCCGGTGGTGCTCCGGGACGCGGGACCGGCGGCGGGCCGGCGGACGGGTCAGGAGGCGGGGGCGCCCTCGGCGGGGGCCGGGCCGTTCCTGGCCAGGTACGCCCGCGCGGCCCGCAGCGTCTCCCCGTGCAGCGCGTCACCGGCCTCCAGCAGACGCGGCAGCAGATGGCGCTCCGTCGTCGTCGCCCTGAACTCCATTGCGGCCGTGATGTCGTGGGCCGGGCGGTGCACGATCTCCACGGCGTCACCCGCGCGGATCGTCCCCGGCCGGATCACGCGCAGGTACGCGCCCGTGGCGGCCTCCCGGGTGAACCGCCTCACCCAGCCGCGCTCGCCCATGTGCCCGGCGAAGGTCCGGCACGGGATGCGGCCCGAGGTGACCTCCAGGACCAGCTCCCCGCCGACCCGCCACCGCTCCCCGATCCTGGCGTGGCTGACGACGACGCCCGACGTCGTCAGGTTCTCGCCGAACGCACCGTTGGGCAGGGGCCTGCCGAGCGTCTTCTCCCAGACGTCGAGCTCCTCGCGGGCATAGGCGTACACCGCCTGGTCCGTGCCGCCGTGGTGCCGGAGGTCGCACACGGCGTCCCCGGCGAGCCCGCTGCCGCCGCTGCCCTTGGGGCCCGGGTCGGACACCCGCACCGGCGCGTCGGCCGGCTGCTTGCCGATCCCGGTCAGTCCCGAGGCCGAGTCGGTGTGCGACGACGGGGTGGGGAGGCCGAGGTTCACGGTGAGGACCTTCATGCCGTACACGGTAGCCGCGCGGCACTCAAAGCCGCTCATGATTTATCGGATCATCATGCAAGCGTCGCTTATGGTTGGAGGGTGATCGAAGCTCGTCATCTCCGCGTCCTGCGCGCCGTCGCCACCAGCGGATCGTTCTCCGCCGCCGCGCGCGACCTCGGCTGCACCCAGCCCGCCGTCAGCCAGCAGATGAAAGCCCTGGAGAACTC is drawn from Streptomyces sp. NBC_00178 and contains these coding sequences:
- the groES gene encoding co-chaperone GroES, coding for MSTTSSKVAIKPLEDRIVVQPLDAEQTTASGLVIPDTAKEKPQEGVVLAVGPGRFENGERLPLDVKTGDVVLYSKYGGTEVKYNGEEYLVLSARDVLAIVEK
- the groL gene encoding chaperonin GroEL (60 kDa chaperone family; promotes refolding of misfolded polypeptides especially under stressful conditions; forms two stacked rings of heptamers to form a barrel-shaped 14mer; ends can be capped by GroES; misfolded proteins enter the barrel where they are refolded when GroES binds), with amino-acid sequence MAKILKFDEDARRALERGVNKLADTVKVTIGPKGRNVVIDKKFGAPTITNDGVTIAREVELDDPYENLGAQLVKEVATKTNDVAGDGTTTATVLAQALVREGLRNVAAGASPAALKKGIDAAVKAVSEELLATARPIDDKADIAAVAALSAQDPQVGELIADAMDKVGKDGVITVEESNTFGLDLEFTEGMAFDKGYLSPYMVTDQERMEAVLDDPYILIHQGKIGSIQELLPLLEKVIQAGASKPLLIIAEDVEGEALSTLVVNKIRGTFNAVAVKAPGFGDRRKAMLGDIATLTGATVIAEEVGLKLDQAGLDVLGTARRVTVSKDDTTIVDGGGDSADVKGRVNQIKAEIESTDSDWDREKLQERLAKLAGGVCVIRVGAATEVELKEKKHRLEDAISATRAAVEEGIVSGGGSALVHAVKVLEGNLGKTGDEATGVAVVRRAAVEPLRWIAENAGLEGYVITSKVSELDKGQGFNAATGEYGDLVKAGVIDPVKVTRSALENAASIASLLLTTETLVVEKPAEEEADAGHGGHGHSH
- a CDS encoding SDR family NAD(P)-dependent oxidoreductase, with the translated sequence MTTALITGATAGIGAAFARRLASDGHNLVLVARDTERLRTQATELHDRHGIEAEVLTADLSADAGIEAVEARLTDRHSPVDLLVNNAGFGNKGRYLDVSVADELTMLKVHCEAVLRLTSAATGPMRERGRGGVVNVASVAAFLPRGTYGASKAWVVQFTQGAAKDLAGSGVRLMALCPGFVRTEFHERAGMGTGDIPAWMWLDADKLVTAALADLARGRSVSVPDPRYKALMGLVKLTPRSLLSGVTTRAGRTYGPK
- a CDS encoding THUMP-like domain-containing protein, producing the protein MDRVNALPPAGPADPLASFAALRTPQGAALLEELRDHDPARELATATRLRRSHPAALVSAALGQARLRQRAMAKFGAEDAFRMFFTPDGVEQATRTSVASYRAERFAERGVRSVADLCCGIGGDAIALARAGMSVLAVDRDPLTALVARANAEALGLQDLVEVRCADVTGIDTSPYDAVFVDPARRGGRGRIFDPEAYSPPLSWATEAALKAPRAALKIAPGVPHEAIGPQAEAEWISDGGDVKEAVLWFGEGFTPGAYRATLLPSRATLTSAGPLPSPPVGPVGRYLYEPDGAVIRAHLVADIVERCGGRLIDETIAYVTSDVPYTSDATAAYEITDQMPFNMKKLKALLRERQVGVLTVKKRGSAVEPEELRRRMKLQGPHSATVFLTRVAGAPTMLIGHPVKPS
- a CDS encoding MOSC domain-containing protein, whose product is MKVLTVNLGLPTPSSHTDSASGLTGIGKQPADAPVRVSDPGPKGSGGSGLAGDAVCDLRHHGGTDQAVYAYAREELDVWEKTLGRPLPNGAFGENLTTSGVVVSHARIGERWRVGGELVLEVTSGRIPCRTFAGHMGERGWVRRFTREAATGAYLRVIRPGTIRAGDAVEIVHRPAHDITAAMEFRATTTERHLLPRLLEAGDALHGETLRAARAYLARNGPAPAEGAPAS
- a CDS encoding polysaccharide deacetylase family protein produces the protein MQLVRQKEESAAKRYRPACAVLAALLAAAVASGCAGTDGETADHGRPAAGQPGAAARPGPAAEAAARAERLERQQAARVAVAKKWGLAKVPLVAPAPPARKPHITTREGFEVEGGEALPPVFTTVPTKERIVFLTMDDGAEKDPELLRMMTELKIPYSAFLSDYVVSDDYGYFKDMQARGVTLSNHTLNHRYLPGLSKSEQRREICGEQDKIEKYFGKRPTLFRPPYGNYNGDTLRVAKSCGIEAVPLWAAEAFPDHMEWREWDQDLHPGDIVLTHFRGREDWEGSMADMIRRVMKTITDKGYAVARLEDYV
- a CDS encoding DUF1876 domain-containing protein, with the protein product MMETTVGWHVELEFEEDTHRTRAAALVRLSDGTEVRAHGYASRHPSDAEQPRVGEEIAGARALNELAMKLLTKAHDEIDDASGRTSYPLT